The nucleotide sequence CTGGCGCGTCGCCGCGGACAGCGGCGCCGGCTTCGCCCCCGCCCTCGGCCGGGTCGCCGCCGGGCTGCGCGCCGAGGAGGCCGGCCTGCGCGAGGTCGAGGCCGAGCTGTCCGGCGCCCGCGCCACCACGCGGCTGCTGGCCGCGCTCCCGCTCTTCGGCATCCTGCTCGGGCACGCCATCGGCGCGGACCCGCTGTCGGTGCTCCTGCACGCCCCAGTGGGCATCGCCTGCCTCGTCCTCGGCCTGGTCCTGCTCGCGACCGGCCTCACCTGGACCGACCGCATCGCGGGCGGTGGTACGCCGTGAACGCGTCGAGCGCGCCGCTGGTGATCTCGGCCGGAGTCTTCATGGCGGCCTACGCGGTCTGGTCCCTGGTGCCGGGCCGTCGCGTCGACGCCCGGCGACACGCGCCCCGAGCACGCTCCGGGGCCGCGGTACGCCACCGTTCCCGGGCCGCGCCTGGGCGGAACCGCGGAGGGCCGCCGGGCCCGCCGGGCCGCGCCCGGGAGCCGACGCGGTCGAAGCGGAGGACCCGGCCGCGCCGTTCCCCGGCCGGTTCCGGCCGGGACCCTCTGCGCGCACGCCGCGGAGTGGCCGCACTCGCCGCCGGTGTGGCCGGCGGGCTCTTCCTCGGCGGCACCGCGGGATGGATCGCCGTTCCGTGCGTAGCGGCCTTGGTGGACCGGCAGTTGGCCCGATTGCCGACCTCCGCAGACCGGACGCGCCGGCAGCGGATCAGCGCGGACCTCCCGGTGGCGGCCGACCTGTTGTCCGCGTGTCTGGTCGCCGGGGCGACCCCGGTGACCGCGGTCGCCACCGTCGCGTCGGCCGTCGGCGGACCGCTCGGTGACGAACTGCGCGCCGCCGCGTCGGCGGTGCATTTGGGAGGTGACCCGGCACGATGCTGGTCCGCACTGTCCGCCGATCCCGAACTGGCGCCGCTCGGCCGGGCGTTGGCCCGGTCCGGCGACGGCGGCGCGCCGCTCGCGGAGCGAATCGCCCACGTCGCGGACGAGTGCCGAGAGCGCCGCCGCAGCGCACTGACGACCACCGCCCGGCGCACGGCGGTACGGGCGACGCTTCCGCTCGGGGCCTGCTTCCTCCCCGCCTTCCTCGTGATCGGCGTCGTTCCGGTGGTCATCGGCCTGGCGGCGCCCCTGCTGGGGCACACGTGACGGCCGCGCACCGCCTTCCCGGTCCTTCTCCCACCGTCCACCCTTCCGATCCACAGCCGACCAACCATTCGCGCACTCCCTCGCGCACGTACGAAGGAGCACCATGTCCGAGACCAACGCCACCCAGGCCGTTCACCGATGTGGCGCCCGTTGGCGCCGGCGGCTGCCCGACGCCCGATTGACCCGGCCCGCGCTGCGCCGCCTGCGCGCGTGGACCGCCTCCCAGGCCCGACGCCTGGGCCGCGCCGCGCGCCGCGACGACGGCATGTCCACCGCCGAATACGCCGTCGGCACCGTCGCGGCGGTCGGGTTCGGGGCCGCGCTCTACAAAGTGGTCACGAGCGACGCCGTCGTCGACGCCTTGAACGCGATCATCACCAGGGCGCTGAATGCGACCTTCTGAGCGACCGCGCCGACCGCATCGCCCGCTGAAACCGTGCTCCGCGACGCCCCGGAGCCGCCGGGCGAAGGAAGGAGGTTATGTCACCGCCGAGGCGGCGATGGCGTTCCCGGCCCTGGTGCTTCTGGTGCTGGGGCTCCTGACCGGGGTCGCCGCGATGGCCGCACAGATCCGGTGTGTCGACGCCGCACAGGCGGGAGCCCGGGCCGCCGCACGCGGCGAACAGACCGACCGGGCCGTGGCCGCGGCCGAAGGCCTGGCACCGAAGGGCGCGCGCACGCAACTCACCGTGCGCGACGGGGAAGTGCGGTTCGCGGTGACCAGCGAGGTGCGTCTTCCGGGCGGTCCTTGGTCCCGCATCGGCTTCGACGTCGGCCACACGGCCGTCGCCGCGGACGAGGCCGCGCCATGACCGGGAGAAGGGGCACCCACCGCGTCGGGTCCGCCGCCCGCGCGACGGGCACGGCCGGGCAGGCCGCGCCGACCGGGCGGGTCGGCGGGGCCGAACCCACACCGCGAGGGTCGGCCGGCACCGGGCCTGGCGGTGTGCGGCCCGGGAACAGCGACGCGTCGACCGGGCCGGTCGGCGGGGCCGCGCCAACACCCCGACGGCCGCAAGGTTCCGGGCCCGGCGGCACCGGGCCCGGCGGTGTCGGGGCCGGCGGTGTCGGGGCCGGGGGCACCGGACGCTCCCGCTCCGACGCGGGGTCGGCGACCGTATGGGCGGCGGTCTGGGCTCTGGTGCCGCTGTGCCTGGCCTTGGCCCTCCTGGCCTACGGCGCGGCGGTCGGGACGCGGCACCGTGCCGCGGCGGCGGCGGACGCGGCGGCACTCGCCGCCGCCGTCCGGGCCGACCGCGGGCCGTCCGAGGCCTGCGCCGCGGCACGTGCCGTCGCCGCGGCGCAGAACGCCGCGGTGGTGGACTGCGTCGTCCGGTCCGGCTTCGCCGACATCGTCGCGGAAGCCCGACCACCGCCGCTGCTCGGTGTGTTCGGGCCCTCCCGCGTCGCCGCCCGCGCGGGCCCACGCTGAGCACGCCGCGCGATCGGTCGCGCGATGCGGGAGCGACCGCCGCACTCGGTGGGCCCGGCACGTCCCGGACCGCGCGCACGGGTCCGCCGCCCGGCGACCCTGCCCGGCAACCCCGCGCGACGGACCGGGACCGGCGGTCACGACGCGGCGTCGGCCGGCGCGGCGGGTGCACAGCACGTGAGGGGACCGGATCGGCGCGTGTCAGGGCCTGCCCCGCAGCAGCGCCGCCAGCAGGCGGACCGCGCCGGTCTTGTCCAACGGCTGGTTGCCGTTGCCGCACTTGGGGGACTGCACGCAGCTGGGGCAGCCCGCCTCGCATTCGCACGCGGCGATGGCCTCCATGGTGGCGGTCAGCCATTCCGGTGCGGTCGCGTAGGCGCGCTCCGCGAAGCCGGCGCCTCCCGGGTGGCCGTCGTGGACGAAGACCGTGGGGAGGCCGGTGTCGGGGTGGAGTGCGGTGGAGACGCCGCCGATGTCCCACCGGTCGCACGTGGCGAACAACGGAAGGAGGCCGATCGAGGCGTGTTCCGCGGCGTGGGCCGCGCCGGGGAGTTCGGATTCGTCGATTCCGGCGTCCGCCACCTGCTCCGGTGTGACGGTCCACCAGACGGCACGCGTCCGCAGCGAGCGCTGCGGCAGGTCGAGCCGGTGCTCGCCGAGGACTTCGCCGGTGAGGATGCGGCGGCGCTGGTACGAGACGACCTGGCTGACGACCACCACCGAGCCGAAATGCAGGCGCCCTTCGCCCCACGCCTCGGTGCGCACCTCGTCGAGGATCCGGATGTCGGTCTTCTCACGGGCCGAGGTCGTCCAGTCGGGGGCGGCCCGGCGCACGAGCGCCACGTCCGCGTCGAGGTCGAGTTCGCGGACGAGGTAGGTATCGCCCTGGTGCAGGTGCACGGCGCCCTGGTGCACGGTCGTGTGCGCCGCGGCGGCGTCGACCGTGCCGAGGACGCGGCCGGTGTCCTCCTCGACCACGCGCACCGGCTGGCCGCCGGTGCCCCGGATGTCGGTGAGGTCGGTGGCGCGCTCGGGGCTCGTCCAGTACCAGCCGGCGGCTCGGCGCCGGAGGAGGCCGCGGCGCTCCAGCCCGGGGAGCAGTTCCGCCGCGACCGGGCCGAACAAGGGGAGATCGCTTTCCTGCAGGGGGAGTTCGGCGGCTGCGGCGCACAAGTGCGGGGCGAGGACGTACGGGTTGTCGGGATCGAGCACCGTCGCCTCGACAGGACGGTCGAAAAGGGATTCGGGGTGGTGCACCAGGAACGTGTCGAGCGGATCGTCGCGGGCGATGAGGACCGCCAACGCCTCCTGCCCGGCACGGCCCGCGCGCCCGGCCTGCTGCCACAGCGACGCCCGGGTGCCGGGGTATCCGGCGAGGAGGACGGCGTCCAAGCCCGCGACGTCCACCCCGAGTTCGAGTGCGGTGGTGGCCGCCACGCCGAGCAGTCGGCCGTCGTGCAGGGCCTGTTCGAGCTGTCGCCGCTCGTCCGCGAGGTAGCCGGACCGGTACGTGGCGACCCGGTCGGCCAGCCCGGCGTCGACGCGCTCCAACTGGTCGCGCGCCATGACCCGCACGACCTCGGCACCGCGCCGGGACCGGACGAACGCGACCGTGCGCACGCCGTCGATCACGAGGTCGGTGAGCAGGTCCGCCGCCTCGGCGGTGGCCGTGCGCCGTACCGGAGCCCCGCGTTCACCGGTGAGTTCGGTCAACGGCGGCTCCCACAGCGCGAACGTGAGCGCACCGCGCGGTGAGCCGTCGTCGGTCACCGCGGCGAAGTCGTCGGGGCGTTCGCCGATGAGCCGCGCGGCGGCGCCCGCGGGGTCGGAGACCGTCGCGGACGCGAGGATGAAGACCGGGTCGGAGCCGTAGCGGCGGCAGACGCGCCGGAGGCGCCGGATCACCTGGGCGACGTGCGAGCCGAACACACCGCGGTAGGTGTGGCATTCGTCGATCACGACATAGCGGAGGGCCTTGAGGAACCCGGACCATGTGCGGTGTGCGGGCAACAGCGACCTGTGCAGCATGTCGGGGTTCGTCAGCACATAGGCGGCGTGTCCCCGGATCCAGCCCCGGAGTTCGCCGGGGGTGTCGCCGTCGTAGGTCGCCGCCCGCACGGCGTCGAGACCGGTTCCGGCGGAGCGAAGTGCGTCCACGGCGCGCAATTGGTCCGCTGCCAGGGCTTTCGTCGGGGCCAGATACAGCGCGGTGGCAGCACGCCCGTTCGGTGCTTGGGTACCCTCCAGGAGGGCGGTGAGTACCGGCAGGAGGTAGGCCAGTGACTTACCCGAGGCGGTGCCGGTTGCCAGAACGACGGATCGGCCCGCCGCGGCGGCCGATGCGGCCTGCGCCTGGTGTTCCCAGGGGTGGTCGACACCGACCGCCCCGAACGCGTCCACGACTTCGCGGCGCGCCTCTTCGGGCCACGCGGTCGGCCGACCCCTGCGTGGGGGTATGCGCCGAACGTGTGTCACTCGATCGGGTCGCCCGTGAGCCGCGAGCAAGCGGCTCAACAGGTCTTCCTGGGAGTGTGGGTGGGGCGACATCAGGCACAGTCTCGCACCGAAAGTCGCGGGATTCATCGTCCTGTAGCGCCCATAAGTGGTTGAATGCCTTGGCGGCTGCCGATCCTTGGGGGGCGACCGCTCGATAGCAAGGTGCTGGAGGATCCGTGGACCTGTCCCTGTCGACCCGAACCGAGGGCGGCCGTACGGTCGTCGAGGTGGGCGGCGAGATCGATGTGTACACCGCCCCCAAACTGCGCGAGCAATTGGTGGAACTCGTCAATGACGGGAGCTACCACCTGATCGTGGACATGGAGGGTGTGGATTTCCTGGACTCGACGGGTCTGGGTGTCCTTGTCGGCGGGCTCAAGCGCGTTCGCGCGCACGAGGGTTCGCTGCGTCTGGTGTGCACTCAGGAGCGCATCCTGAAGATCTTCCGCATCACCGGCCTCACCAAGGTGTTCCCCATCCACACGTCGGTGGCGGAAGCCGTCGCCGCGACGGACTAGGCCGCGCCCCGTCCGCTTCGTGGGCGGGCGCTCCGCCCGCCACCGCTCAACCAGGTAGCGCTTCGCACCGGACAACCCGCCGGTCGGAACGTCGGCAAGTACGGCTGGGGGATCCATGGCCATCGTCGAGCTGCGCTTCACCGCGCTTCCCGAGCACGTCCGTACCGCACGGCTCGTCGCCGCCGCCGTCGCCCGCCGGGCGGGCGTGGCCGAGTCCGTGTTGGACGAGGTGCGCTTGGCGGTCGGGGAGGCGTGCTCGCGTGCGGTCGGCCTGACGCGCCAGATGGGCGCGGACGAGCCGGTGACCGTGACACTGGACGACGGCGAGGGGCGTTTCTCGATCGAGGTCCGCGACGCCGTCCCGCAGCCGGCGGCGGTCGGTGCGGGCGATTCCGGGAACGGTGCCCTGCCCGGCGGTTCGGCGAACGGTGCCCCGGGCGATGTCGCGGAGAGCGAGTTGGGTCTCGCGGTGATCCTCGGCCTCGTCGACGAGTTGGATGTGCGCTCGGGCGCCGACGGCGGCCGGATTCGGATGTCGTGGCCGTCGGGGAAAGGCAAGGCCGGGGAAGAACCCGTGAGCCTGTGAGTCGGTGAGGCCGCGCCCTCCTTCGCGGGTGTGACTCCGATCGACTGAATCTTGTGGTGAGAGCGGCGGGCCGCCCGTTTCGGGGCGGCCCGCCGCTCTTGTGTGTTCCTGTGCACTTTCCCGCCGTCTTTCGGATTCGCTCCGGTGTTCGAGGCGCGCGACGCCGGTTCATATCCCGTTTCCGGAGCGCTGGAACCGTTTTCGATGATTGCCCGATTCACGGCAATGCGCGAGTATTTTATGCATATTTATATATGATCATGACGAATACCGTGGTGTGTTCTTGATCATTTGCATACACTCCCATCACGTCGTAAAAGATCGTCTAGCGCCCGTCTGAGCAGTCAGTCCGAATCATCCCTCGCGATGGAGGACGCATGTCCGGGCTCCAACTCACCGAACTTGCCACTGTTTCCGCAGCACCCGGGACCCCCGAGGTCACCGGAAGCGATCTGACGTACGTCGTGGTGGTCGCGGTCATCGCGCTCGCCGCCCTCGGCGTCGCGGCGGCCCTGGTACGCCAGGTGCTCGCCGCCGACGAGGGCACCGAGAGCATGAAGCGCATCGCCGGCGCGGTCCAGGAAGGCGCCGCGGCGTATCTGGCCCGCCAGTTCCGCACCCTGGGCCTCTTCGCCGTCGGGGTGTTCTTCCTTCTTCTCCTGCTCCCGGCCGACGGCTGGGACGAACGCATCGGCCGTTCCATCTTCTTCCTGGTCGGCGCGGTCTTCTCGGCGATCACCGGCTATACCGGCATGTGGCTCGCGGTGCGCAGCAATGTGCGCGTCGCCGCCGCCGCACGCGTCGGGGGGGCCGGGCCGGAGGCCTCGCACGCCGCGATGCGCATCGCCTTCCGGACGGGAGGCGTGGCCGGCATGTTCACCGTGGGCCTCGGCCTGTTCGGCGCGGCCCTCGTGGTGATCATCTACCGGCAGGACGCGCCGAAGGTGCTGGAGGGCTTCGGCTTCGGTGCCGCGCTGCTCGCGATGTTCATGCGGGTCGGCGGCGGCATCTTCACGAAGGCCGCCGACGTCGGCGCGGACCTGGTCGGCAAGGTCGAGCAGGGCATCCCCGAGGACGACCCGCGCAACGCCGCGACGATCGCCGACAACGTGGGCGACAACGTCGGCGACTGCGCGGGCATGGCGGCCGACCTGTTCGAGTCGTACGCCGTCACGCTCGTCGCGGCGCTCATCCTGGGCAAGGCCGCGTTCGGTGACGCCGGGCTGGTGTTCCCGCTGCTGGTGCCGGCGATCGGTGTGGTCACCGCGGTCATCGGCATCTACGCGGTGTCGCCGCGCCGGGGGGACCGCAGCGGCATGACCGCGATCAACCGCGGGTTCTTCCTGTCCGCGATCATCTCCCTCGTCCTGGTCGCGGTCGCCGCGTTCGCCTACCTGCCCGACAAGTTCTCCGAGCTCGACGGCCTTTCGGCGACCACCGGCACCGGCCGGGACATCCTCGAACACTCGGGTGACCCGAGGGTGTTCGCGCTGGTCGCGGTGTTGATCGGCATCGTGCTGGCGGCCGTGATCCAGCAGTTGACCGGATATTTCACCGAGACGTCGCGGCGCCCGGTCCGGGATGTCGTCAAGACGTCGCTGACCGGTCCGGCGACGGTGATCCTGTCCGGGATCTCGCTCGGCCTGGAGTCGGCGGTGTACGCGGCGGTCCTGATCGGCATCGCGGTCTACGGCGCGTACCTGCTCGGCGGCGGCATCATCATGCTCGCGCTGTTCGCCGTCGCGTTGGCCGGCACCGGGCTGCTCACCACCGTCGGCGTGATCGTCGCGATGGACACGTTCGGCCCGGTGTCCGACAACGCCCAGGGCATCGCCGAGATGTCGGGCGACGTCGAGGGCGAGGGCGCGCAGGTGCTCACCGACCTCGACGCGGTCGGCAACACGACCAAGGCCATCACGAAGGGCATCGCCATCGCGACGGCCGTGCTCGCGGCCACGGCGCTGTACGGCTCGTATCGCGACGCGGTGGAGACCGCGCGGGCCGAGGTCGGCGAGCGGGCCAACGCGAGTATGTCGAGACTGGAGGGCTTGTCGTTCAGTCTCGACATCTCCCAGCCGAACAACCTGTTCGGCATCGTGCTGGGGGCCGCGGTCGTGTTCCTGTTCAGCGGTCTGGCGATCAACGCCGTCTCGCGGGCGGCGGGCGCGGTGGTGTTCGAGGTGCGCGAGCAGTTCCGTACCAAGCCGGGCATCATGGACGGTTCGCAACAGCCGGAGTACGGCAGGGTCGTGGACATCTGCACCCGCGACTCGCTGCGCGAACTCGCGACGCCGGGCCTGCTGGCGGTGATGGCGCCCATCGCGGTGGGCTTCGCGCTCGGCATCGCGCCGCTCGGGGCGTTCCTCGCGGGCGCGATCGGCGCGGGCACGCTCATGGCGGTGTTCCTCGCGAACTCCGGTGGCGCCTGGGACAACGCCAAGAAGACGATCGAGGACGGCACCTACGGCGGCAAGGGCAGTGAGGCGCACGCCGCCACCGTCATCGGCGACACCGTGGGCGACCCGTTCAAGGACACGGCCGGCCCGGCGATCAACCCGCTGCTGAAGGTCATGAACCTGGTCGCGCTGCTCATCGCCCCCGCGGTGGTCAAGCTGACCATCGGGGCGGACGCCAGCGGCGCGCTGCGGGCGGCCATCGCGGTGCTGGCGATCGCGGTGATCGTCGTGGCCGTGTGGTTCAGCAAGCGCAAGTCGATCGTGGTCGGCACGCCGAACAACGACGAGCCCAAGGAGCCCAAGGAGGCGGAACCGGTGGGTGGTTGACGCCACCGGCGGCCACCGCCGCACGGCGGCGTACGGCATCGTGCCGGCACCCGGAGCACCCGGGCGTGACCGGAGGGCGACGCGAGATCCCGCGTCGCCCTCCGTCCGTTCGGTGTGCCACGCTTCGGACTTCCCGAGCGGACACGGAGACGAAGCGTGGCACGGAAGATACCGGCGAAACTCCCGAAGGCCGCCGCGGTCGCCGCGGTGCTGGCCCTGGCGGCGGCCTGTGGCGGCGGTGGCGGTGACAGCGACGGCGACAAGAAGGCGCTGGAGGCCTGGGCCGCGAAGGTCTGCGCCGCGGACGTCACCCGCAAGATCGACGAGTCGCAGGCGGCGCTCAACGACATATCCCTGGTCATCAACGGAGAGACACCCGAGGCTCTCAAGGCGCGCCTGGTCGCGGATGTCGTCATGCTCGCGGACGCCAACAGCACGCTGGCCACCGCGCTCGACGCGGCCGGTGATCCGAAGGTGAAGGGCTCCGACGAGCAAATCCGTTTGGTGGGCGAGGATTTGGACGCCACCACCAAGGGCTGGAACGCCGTGAAGGACCAACTGGACGCGCTGCCCACCGAGGACCAGAAGGCGTTCGCCGACGGCTTGGCCGCGCTGCAGTCCGGCATCGCCGGCTCCGTGACCAGTTCCCACGCGGCGCTGGAGAAGCTGCACACCGGCCGGCTCGGCCAGGCCCTCGCCGCGGTCCCCGGCTGTGCCGGATCCGCCTCCGCGCCGCCGGCGTCCGCTCCGCCCGCGGCGTCGCCGTCCGAATCGGCGCCCCCCGCGCCGGAGTCCCCGGTGGCGACGCCCTCCGGTTCCGCGTCGGCCTCGTCCGACGACACGGCGTCCGCGTCCCCGTCGTCGTCCGGTTCCGGTTCCCCGTCGGCGGAAGCCTCCGGCTCGCCGTCGTCCACGGAGTCCGACACGCCGACCTCGGATCCGTCGGAGTCGTGACGCCCGGCGACCGCCGTCCGGGCGTCCGTGCCGCGGGTCGCCCGCGTCCGGCCCGCCGCCGGGCAGGATGGTCCCCGTGACGATGCACGACTCCTCCCAGGTGGCCCGGCTGCGTGACGCGCTCGGTGCCGCGGACTACACCGTCGACGGCTGTCTCGACGCACTCGGCCGGCAGGCGTACGGCGCCCTCTCGCGCAGCGAGGTCGTCCCCGCGCTGCGGGCCCTGCGCGGCGACGACGGGCCGCTCGCGACGCTCATCGGGTTGTTCCTGCTGCAATCCCCGGTGCCGTACGCGCACGCCCGCGCGGCGCTGCCGCTCGACGAGGCGGTCGCGGGCGGGCTGGTGGTGCGCGACGGCGACGAGGTGCGCGCACTGGTCGACATCCGGCCGTACGGCGAGGCCGACACCGACTGGTGGGTGGTCTCGGATCTCGGCAGCGGCATCGGCGGTGTGTCCGGCCCGGTGCGCCCCGACCACGTGCTCGGCATCGGCGGCGCGTCGACGACGCTGGCCGGCATCACCGTCCGCGAACCCGTCGACCGCGCACTGGATCTGGGGACCGGTTGCGGTGTGCAGGCGCTGCACGCCGCGCGCCACGCCCGAGCGGTGACCGCCACGGACGTCAACCGCCGCGCGCTCGACCTCGCCCGGCTGACGATGGCGCTGTCGGGCGTCGCGAACGTGGGGTTCGCCGAGGGCAGCCTTTTCGAGCCGGTCGCGGGGGAGCGGTTCGACCTCATCGTGTCGAATCCGCCGTTCGTCATCTCGCCGGCCGGCCGCTACACCTACCGCGACGGCGGGCTGCACGGCGACCAGTTGTGCGAGCACCTGGTCCGGAACGTCCCCGACCGCCTCGCCCCGGGCGGCACCTGCCAGCTTCTCGCCAACTGGCAGCACGTCAAGGGCCAGGACTGGACGGAACGGCTGCGCGACTGGCTGCCGTCCGCGGGCTTCGACTCGTGGGTGGTGCAGCGCGAGGTGCAGGACCCCGCGCAGTACGCCGAGCTGTGGCTGCGCGACTCGGGCGACCACACCGGCCCCGACTACGCGGCCCGGTACGACGCGTGGCTGGAGGCGTTCGAGGAGGACGGCGTCGAGGGCGTCGGCTTCGGCTGGATCGGCATCCGGCGCACCGACGGCGCGGACGCGACCGTGCGCGTCGAGGAGTGGCCGCACCCGGTCGAACAACCGCTCGGCGCCGAGATCGCGGCGTGGTTCCGCCGGCAGCGGGCGCTGCGCGGCCTCGACGACGCGGCGTTGCTGGAGACCGCGTTCCGCCTGGCCGCACACGTGGTCCAGGAGCAGACGGGGCAACCCGGGGCTGAGGATCCCGAGTACGTCGTACTGCGTCAGCAGCGCGGCATGTGCCGGGCCGACCGCGTCGACACCGTCGGGGCGGCGCTCGTGGGCGCGAGCGACGGGCGGCTGACCGCCGGGGCGATCGTGGACGCGATCGCGGAACTGCTCGGCGAGAGCAGGACGGCGTTGCGCTCCGCGGTTCCGGAGTCGCTGCGCGCGTTGGTCGCCGACGGCTTCCTGCTGTTCCCCGACGATCCGGGCGCCGGGTGGCGGCCGTGAGGGGAGCGGCTGCCGTGTAACGGTCGTCACCGCGTGCGTCCGGGGCGGTCGCCGTACGCGGGCCTCGGCGGCGCGCCTGGGCGGCTTCGCCGCAATAAATGGGTAAATCAGAATTTATCGCCACGGTTCTTCCCGAAAACGTGTCTGTTTTGCCGTAATGATTCCCTGTTGGCGCCCCTCGAGGGGCGGATGGTTGGCGGCCCGGGAAGCGGGAACGGTCGGGTGCGCGTTACCGTTCCAGTGGCGTCGGGGCGTTCCGTGTCGTATACCGGGCAGGGCCGGTTTGACATCGGGGGCTGGGATACGGTCACACTCCGCCACACGACAGCTA is from Yinghuangia sp. ASG 101 and encodes:
- a CDS encoding DEAD/DEAH box helicase, translating into MSPHPHSQEDLLSRLLAAHGRPDRVTHVRRIPPRRGRPTAWPEEARREVVDAFGAVGVDHPWEHQAQAASAAAAGRSVVLATGTASGKSLAYLLPVLTALLEGTQAPNGRAATALYLAPTKALAADQLRAVDALRSAGTGLDAVRAATYDGDTPGELRGWIRGHAAYVLTNPDMLHRSLLPAHRTWSGFLKALRYVVIDECHTYRGVFGSHVAQVIRRLRRVCRRYGSDPVFILASATVSDPAGAAARLIGERPDDFAAVTDDGSPRGALTFALWEPPLTELTGERGAPVRRTATAEAADLLTDLVIDGVRTVAFVRSRRGAEVVRVMARDQLERVDAGLADRVATYRSGYLADERRQLEQALHDGRLLGVAATTALELGVDVAGLDAVLLAGYPGTRASLWQQAGRAGRAGQEALAVLIARDDPLDTFLVHHPESLFDRPVEATVLDPDNPYVLAPHLCAAAAELPLQESDLPLFGPVAAELLPGLERRGLLRRRAAGWYWTSPERATDLTDIRGTGGQPVRVVEEDTGRVLGTVDAAAAHTTVHQGAVHLHQGDTYLVRELDLDADVALVRRAAPDWTTSAREKTDIRILDEVRTEAWGEGRLHFGSVVVVSQVVSYQRRRILTGEVLGEHRLDLPQRSLRTRAVWWTVTPEQVADAGIDESELPGAAHAAEHASIGLLPLFATCDRWDIGGVSTALHPDTGLPTVFVHDGHPGGAGFAERAYATAPEWLTATMEAIAACECEAGCPSCVQSPKCGNGNQPLDKTGAVRLLAALLRGRP
- a CDS encoding TadE family type IV pilus minor pilin, yielding MKPCSATPRSRRAKEGGYVTAEAAMAFPALVLLVLGLLTGVAAMAAQIRCVDAAQAGARAAARGEQTDRAVAAAEGLAPKGARTQLTVRDGEVRFAVTSEVRLPGGPWSRIGFDVGHTAVAADEAAP
- a CDS encoding type II secretion system F family protein, which translates into the protein MAALAAGVAGGLFLGGTAGWIAVPCVAALVDRQLARLPTSADRTRRQRISADLPVAADLLSACLVAGATPVTAVATVASAVGGPLGDELRAAASAVHLGGDPARCWSALSADPELAPLGRALARSGDGGAPLAERIAHVADECRERRRSALTTTARRTAVRATLPLGACFLPAFLVIGVVPVVIGLAAPLLGHT
- the bldG gene encoding anti-sigma factor antagonist BldG — encoded protein: MDLSLSTRTEGGRTVVEVGGEIDVYTAPKLREQLVELVNDGSYHLIVDMEGVDFLDSTGLGVLVGGLKRVRAHEGSLRLVCTQERILKIFRITGLTKVFPIHTSVAEAVAATD
- a CDS encoding DUF7059 domain-containing protein — encoded protein: MVPVTMHDSSQVARLRDALGAADYTVDGCLDALGRQAYGALSRSEVVPALRALRGDDGPLATLIGLFLLQSPVPYAHARAALPLDEAVAGGLVVRDGDEVRALVDIRPYGEADTDWWVVSDLGSGIGGVSGPVRPDHVLGIGGASTTLAGITVREPVDRALDLGTGCGVQALHAARHARAVTATDVNRRALDLARLTMALSGVANVGFAEGSLFEPVAGERFDLIVSNPPFVISPAGRYTYRDGGLHGDQLCEHLVRNVPDRLAPGGTCQLLANWQHVKGQDWTERLRDWLPSAGFDSWVVQREVQDPAQYAELWLRDSGDHTGPDYAARYDAWLEAFEEDGVEGVGFGWIGIRRTDGADATVRVEEWPHPVEQPLGAEIAAWFRRQRALRGLDDAALLETAFRLAAHVVQEQTGQPGAEDPEYVVLRQQRGMCRADRVDTVGAALVGASDGRLTAGAIVDAIAELLGESRTALRSAVPESLRALVADGFLLFPDDPGAGWRP
- a CDS encoding DUF4244 domain-containing protein, with amino-acid sequence MSETNATQAVHRCGARWRRRLPDARLTRPALRRLRAWTASQARRLGRAARRDDGMSTAEYAVGTVAAVGFGAALYKVVTSDAVVDALNAIITRALNATF
- a CDS encoding ATP-binding protein, translated to MAIVELRFTALPEHVRTARLVAAAVARRAGVAESVLDEVRLAVGEACSRAVGLTRQMGADEPVTVTLDDGEGRFSIEVRDAVPQPAAVGAGDSGNGALPGGSANGAPGDVAESELGLAVILGLVDELDVRSGADGGRIRMSWPSGKGKAGEEPVSL
- a CDS encoding Rv3654c family TadE-like protein, with amino-acid sequence MTGRRGTHRVGSAARATGTAGQAAPTGRVGGAEPTPRGSAGTGPGGVRPGNSDASTGPVGGAAPTPRRPQGSGPGGTGPGGVGAGGVGAGGTGRSRSDAGSATVWAAVWALVPLCLALALLAYGAAVGTRHRAAAAADAAALAAAVRADRGPSEACAAARAVAAAQNAAVVDCVVRSGFADIVAEARPPPLLGVFGPSRVAARAGPR
- a CDS encoding sodium-translocating pyrophosphatase; protein product: MSGLQLTELATVSAAPGTPEVTGSDLTYVVVVAVIALAALGVAAALVRQVLAADEGTESMKRIAGAVQEGAAAYLARQFRTLGLFAVGVFFLLLLLPADGWDERIGRSIFFLVGAVFSAITGYTGMWLAVRSNVRVAAAARVGGAGPEASHAAMRIAFRTGGVAGMFTVGLGLFGAALVVIIYRQDAPKVLEGFGFGAALLAMFMRVGGGIFTKAADVGADLVGKVEQGIPEDDPRNAATIADNVGDNVGDCAGMAADLFESYAVTLVAALILGKAAFGDAGLVFPLLVPAIGVVTAVIGIYAVSPRRGDRSGMTAINRGFFLSAIISLVLVAVAAFAYLPDKFSELDGLSATTGTGRDILEHSGDPRVFALVAVLIGIVLAAVIQQLTGYFTETSRRPVRDVVKTSLTGPATVILSGISLGLESAVYAAVLIGIAVYGAYLLGGGIIMLALFAVALAGTGLLTTVGVIVAMDTFGPVSDNAQGIAEMSGDVEGEGAQVLTDLDAVGNTTKAITKGIAIATAVLAATALYGSYRDAVETARAEVGERANASMSRLEGLSFSLDISQPNNLFGIVLGAAVVFLFSGLAINAVSRAAGAVVFEVREQFRTKPGIMDGSQQPEYGRVVDICTRDSLRELATPGLLAVMAPIAVGFALGIAPLGAFLAGAIGAGTLMAVFLANSGGAWDNAKKTIEDGTYGGKGSEAHAATVIGDTVGDPFKDTAGPAINPLLKVMNLVALLIAPAVVKLTIGADASGALRAAIAVLAIAVIVVAVWFSKRKSIVVGTPNNDEPKEPKEAEPVGG